A single region of the Salvia splendens isolate huo1 chromosome 18, SspV2, whole genome shotgun sequence genome encodes:
- the LOC121775894 gene encoding U-box domain-containing protein 8-like yields the protein MAAELPDDFKCPISLEIMSDPVILSSGHTFDRASIQRWLDAGHRSCPITKLPLSDPPSLIPNHALRSLISNFTLLSLPKPPQTPNPQSLIHLLTSRSSHLEQKLNSLDQLTRLCKRDSSIRHRLAESGAVSAVLNCIGSGEPGLQEKSLHFVLNLSLDDDCKVGLVAEGIVGKIVYALHCGVGDSRAVAATVLTSLAVLEVNKVTIGSYPDAISGLVSLLQIGNSRERKEAATALFTLCSFSDNRIRAIQSGAVPILIQNADSGLDRAVEVLGLLAKCKLARDEMLRFCGFLDVLIGIVSNGSSRGVQYALLTLSSLCCYNEKMGLEALREGLFETCVALLEDDNEKVRRNANMLIQILQGKRKI from the coding sequence atggccGCCGAATTGCCGGACGATTTCAAATGCCCCATTTCTCTGGAGATAATGTCCGACCCAGTCATCCTCTCCTCCGGCCACACCTTCGATCGCGCCTCCATCCAGCGGTGGCTCGACGCCGGCCACCGCTCCTGCCCAATTACGAAATTGCCCCTCTCGGACCCCCCTTCCCTCATCCCCAACCACGCCCTCCGCAGCCTCATCTCCAATTTCACCCTCCTCTCCCTCCCCAAGCCCCCCCAAACCCCCAATCCCCAATCCCTAATTCACCTCCTCACCTCCCGCTCCTCCCACCTCGAACAGAAGCTCAATTCGCTCGACCAGCTCACCCGCCTCTGCAAGCGCGACTCCTCAATTCGCCACCGATTGGCCGAGTCCGGCGCCGTGTCGGCGGTCCTGAACTGCATCGGGTCGGGGGAGCCCGGCCTCCAGGAGAAATCCCTCCATTTCGTCCTCAATCTCAGCCTCGACGACGACTGCAAAGTAGGGCTCGTCGCCGAGGGAATCGTCGGGAAGATCGTCTACGCGCTCCACTGCGGCGTCGGAGACTCACGCGCGGTCGCCGCCACCGTGCTCACCAGCCTCGCCGTGCTCGAAGTCAACAAGGTCACGATCGGGTCGTACCCGGACGCGATCTCGGGTCTGGTATCCCTCCTTCAAATTGGCAATTCAAGAGAGAGGAAGGAGGCGGCCACCGCATTGTTCACTCTCTGCTCCTTCTCCGACAATCGAATTCGCGCAATTCAGTCCGGGGCGGTGCCGATTCTGATCCAGAACGCCGATTCAGGCCTCGACCGGGCCGTGGAGGTCCTCGGCCTCCTCGCAAAATGCAAGCTTGCTAGAGATGAAATGCTGAGATTTTGTGGGTTTTTGGATGTTTTGATTGGGATTGTGAGCAATGGGAGCTCAAGAGGAGTGCAGTATGCTCTGCTGACTCTGAGCTCCCTCTGTTGCTACAATGAAAAGATGGGTTTGGAGGCTTTGAGAGAGGGGTTGTTTGAGACATGTGTAGCTTTGCTTGAGGATGATAATGAGAAGGTGAGGAGAAATGCTAATATGTTGATTCAGATATTGCAAGGGAAGAGGAAAATATGA